A genomic stretch from Erigeron canadensis isolate Cc75 chromosome 9, C_canadensis_v1, whole genome shotgun sequence includes:
- the LOC122582115 gene encoding receptor-like protein CLAVATA2 produces MEARCRILFFCLLFSRFCCNEGKLFDEMSLRTEDKASLLLFKSQINDPAQKLIWVGPGCDTWAGVSCSKLNGKVVGLNLSGLSLSGKLHTTLCKLSFLETLNLSHNNFDGNIPSCFSNFWNMKSLDLSYNMFSGVVPNTLVKLSKLSKFDLSHNLFDDQMIPYWIGNFSMRLEKVELGYNSFRGEIPDSLLYLKSLKYLSLSHNNLSGNLPDFGQSLEYLDLGSNSFSGSLPCLSSSVESLMLLNLAENLLEGGVPTCISSLRVLTHLNLSSNRLSYEISPRLVFSSRLVVMDLSYNQLSGFLPKKILESSEKSGLVVLDLSHNQFSGDIPLDLTELKSLQALFLSHNLLTGEIPSRIGNLTYLQVINLSHNLLTGSIPLNIVGCFQLLALILNNNNLSGEIQPELDALDSLKILDVSNNKISGEIPLTLAGCKSLEVVDLSYNNLSGPLNDALTKWSNLRYLSLAHNKFSGALANWIFMFEAIQTIDLSGNKFSGYIPDGIYNVSLRFNNGDLNKEAPKVPLLDSKLSVVMGDDLHLNYNLSSMVTIDLSDNMLHGQIPDGLFSLHGLEYLNLSYNFLEGQIPTNLQSMWSLKILDLSHNSLSGQVPGNLSGLENLTHLNLSFNYFSGIINKTRGYWRFSGAFAGNPNLCVESSGDGCQTKTRHVEPERAYEEKENGPISAWVFSVSACVSFYIVGVVLFCTSRTRNFMLGVKD; encoded by the coding sequence ATGGAAGCAAGATGTAGAATCTTGTtcttttgtcttttgttttcaAGATTCTGTTGTAATGAAGGTaaactgtttgatgaaatgtctctGAGAACGGAAGATAAAGCTTCACTGCTACTTTTCAAGTCACAAATAAATGACCCGGCCCAGAAGCTGATATGGGTCGGGCCTGGTTGTGATACCTGGGCTGGTGTTAGTTGTTCAAAGCTGAATGGTAAAGTTGTTGGTCTTAACCTAAGTGGACTGAGCTTATCAGGGAAGTTGCATACAACTTTGTGTAAACTTTCTTTTCTTGAAACCCTAAATTTGTCACATAATAATTTTGATGGTAATATTCCATCTTGTTTTAGTAATTTTTGGAATATGAAAAGTTTGGATCTTAGTTATAATATGTTTAGTGGTGTTGTGCCTAATACACTTGTGAAGTTGAGTAAGTTAAGTAAGTTTGATTTAAGTCATAATTTGTTTGATGATCAAATGATTCCTTATTGGATTGGGAATTTTTCTATGAGGTTAGAGAAGGTTGAACTAGGGTATAATTCGTTTCGAGGAGAGATACCGGATAGTTTGTTGTATTTGAAATCTTTGAAGTATTTAAGTTTGTCTCATAATAATTTGTCTGGTAATCTCCCGGATTTTGGGCAATCTTTGGAGTATCTTGATTTAGGGTCGAATTCATTTTCGGGTAGCTTACCTTGCTTATCGTCGTCGGTTGAGTCACTTATGTTGTTAAATTTAGCGGAAAATTTACTCGAAGGGGGTGTTCCTACTTGTATTTCTTCACTACGAGTGTTGACGCATCTTAACTTGTCGTCTAATCGTTTAAGCTATGAAATATCTCCAAGGTTAGTGTTTTCTAGTAGACTTGTTGTGATGGACTTGAGCTATAATCAGTTGTCGGGATTTCTTCCTAAAAAGATTCTCGAGTCTTCAGAAAAGTCGGGTCTTGTAGTTTTAGACCTTTCACATAACCAGTTTTCGGGTGATATTCCGTTGGATTTGACAgagttgaaaagtttacaagcTTTGTTTCTTTCCCATAATCTTTTAACTGGTGAAATACCATCAAGAATTGGGAATTTAACATATCTTCAAGTGATTAATCTTTCTCATAACTTGTTAACTGGTTCAATTCCTCTGAACATTGTTGGTTGTTTTCAACTACTCGCTTTGATTCTCAACAACAACAATCTATCCGGTGAAATTCAACCAGAGCTTGATGCATTGGATAGTTTAAAGATTCTTGACGTTAGCAACAACAAGATTTCCGGTGAAATACCCTTGACTTTAGCAGGGTGTAAATCGCTGGAGGTTGTGGATTTAAGCTATAACAATCTCTCAGGACCTTTAAATGACGCGTTGACCAAATGGTCAAACCTCAGATATCTCTCTCTCGCACACAACAAGTTCAGTGGAGCTCTAGCTAATTGGATCTTCATGTTCGAAGCTATCCAAACGATCGACCTTTCTGGTAACAAGTTTTCCGGGTACATCCCTGACGGTATCTATAATGTTAGTTTACGTTTTAACAATGGCGACCTCAACAAGGAAGCCCCTAAAGTGCCATTGTTAGATAGTAAACTATCTGTGGTTATGGGTGATGATTTGCATCTGAATTACAATCTTTCATCAATGGTTACAATTGATTTATCGGATAATATGTTACACGGGCAAATCCCAGATGGGCTATTTAGTTTACATGGTTTGGAGTACCTAAATTTGTCTTACAACTTTCTTGAAGGCCAAATTCCCACGAATTTACAATCAATGTGGAGCCTAAAGATTCTTGATTTATCACACAATTCATTATCAGGTCAAGTTCCAGGAAACTTATCCGGTCTCGAGAATTTAACCCATTTGAATCTTTCTTTTAACTATTTTTCTGGGATTATTAACAAGACAAGAGGGTATTGGAGATTTTCTGGTGCATTTGCAGGAAACCCAAATTTATGTGTGGAGTCTTCTGGTGATGGTTGTCAGACAAAAACCCGGCATGTGGAGCCAGAACGGGCTTATGAAGAGAAAGAAAACGGGCCAATTTCAGCATGGGTGTTTTCTGTTAGTGCCTGTGTAAGTTTCTATATTGTTGGTGTTGTACTATTTTGTACATCTCGAACTAGGAATTTTATGCTTGGGGTGAAAGATTAA